A single genomic interval of Tindallia californiensis harbors:
- a CDS encoding chloride channel protein: MNHHIHLLIKEGREELGTVCPRIGAKYVYWHNLEIQPKKAFIYYQNIELYLWSRYKEYISEKDICETAFPLSGVFADSTSLFYAPSYSPDVTNVHWFILTGILAGVVSLLFMSFFGSIQKLFTKLPRKGTHPILGGILTGILLFYLPDVGGTGTAMIQGMINGSFPIAFLCFLLVGKMLATS, translated from the coding sequence ATGAATCACCACATCCACTTATTAATCAAAGAGGGACGAGAGGAACTGGGTACTGTCTGTCCCAGAATCGGCGCAAAATATGTCTACTGGCATAACCTGGAAATACAGCCGAAGAAGGCATTTATTTATTATCAAAACATCGAGCTCTATCTATGGAGCAGATACAAGGAGTACATAAGTGAAAAAGACATTTGCGAAACAGCGTTTCCCTTAAGTGGTGTATTTGCCGATTCCACTTCGCTTTTCTATGCACCTTCCTATTCACCGGATGTGACGAATGTCCACTGGTTTATTCTTACAGGGATACTGGCTGGAGTAGTTTCTCTTTTGTTTATGTCCTTCTTTGGCTCTATCCAAAAATTATTTACAAAACTTCCCCGTAAAGGCACGCATCCTATTCTTGGTGGCATTTTAACAGGAATCCTTCTTTTTTATTTGCCTGACGTTGGAGGAACTGGAACGGCTATGATTCAAGGTATGATTAACGGAAGTTTTCCCATCGCTTTCTTGTGCTTTCTATTAGTAGGAAAAATGTTAGCCACTTC